A genome region from Methylobacterium sp. FF17 includes the following:
- the gltX gene encoding glutamate--tRNA ligase has protein sequence MSSAVVTRFAPSPTGYLHIGGARTALFNWLYARRFGGRMLLRIEDTDRERSTQGAIDAILDGMRWLGLDWDGDVIYQYARADRHREVAESLLASGNAYRCYATPEELTAMRETARAEGRPLRYDGRWRDRDPSEAPAGVKPVIRLRAPTEGETVVEDGVQGRVVWQNKDLDDLVLLRSDGNPTYMLAVVVDDHDMGVTQVIRGDDHLTNAARQRQIFDALGWAAPAMAHIPLIHGADGAKLSKRHGALGVDAYRDLGYLPAALRNYLVRLGWSHGDQEVFSTDEMIAAFDLKAIGRSPARFDFAKLENLNGLYIRGAADADLVRAIEDVLPALGPSRGIAVPLSEELRDKLTAAMPGLKERAKTLVELLDSAYYLTASRPLVPDEKAKGLLGDEARARLAALLPALEALPDWSAATTEGAVRSFAEANALKLGQIAQPLRAALTGRATSPPVFDVMAVLGREECLSRLQDQAGI, from the coding sequence ATGTCGTCAGCCGTCGTCACGCGCTTTGCCCCCTCGCCTACGGGCTACCTGCACATCGGCGGGGCCCGCACGGCCCTGTTCAACTGGCTCTACGCCCGTCGCTTCGGCGGCCGCATGCTGCTGCGCATCGAGGATACCGATCGCGAGCGCTCCACGCAGGGCGCGATCGATGCGATCCTCGACGGGATGCGCTGGCTCGGCCTCGATTGGGACGGGGACGTGATCTACCAGTACGCCCGTGCGGACCGGCACCGCGAGGTGGCCGAGAGCCTGCTCGCCTCCGGCAATGCCTACCGCTGCTACGCCACCCCGGAAGAACTCACGGCGATGCGCGAGACGGCGCGCGCCGAGGGGCGCCCCCTGCGTTACGACGGGCGCTGGCGCGACCGCGATCCCTCCGAGGCGCCGGCCGGCGTCAAGCCGGTGATTCGCCTGCGGGCGCCGACGGAGGGCGAAACGGTGGTGGAGGACGGGGTACAGGGCCGGGTCGTCTGGCAGAACAAGGACCTCGACGACCTCGTCCTGCTGCGCTCGGACGGCAACCCGACCTACATGCTCGCCGTCGTCGTGGACGATCACGACATGGGTGTCACCCAGGTGATTCGCGGTGACGATCATCTGACCAACGCCGCACGCCAGCGCCAGATCTTCGATGCCCTCGGCTGGGCGGCCCCTGCCATGGCGCATATCCCGCTCATCCATGGCGCCGACGGCGCGAAACTCTCGAAGCGCCACGGGGCTCTGGGCGTCGATGCCTACCGCGACCTCGGCTACCTGCCGGCGGCCCTGCGCAACTACCTCGTTCGCCTCGGCTGGAGCCACGGCGACCAGGAGGTGTTCTCCACCGATGAGATGATCGCGGCCTTCGACCTGAAGGCCATTGGCCGATCACCCGCGCGCTTCGATTTCGCCAAACTCGAGAACCTGAACGGCCTCTACATCCGGGGGGCGGCGGATGCCGACCTCGTCCGGGCCATCGAGGACGTGCTGCCGGCACTGGGCCCGTCCCGAGGCATCGCGGTGCCGCTCTCGGAGGAACTTCGCGACAAGCTCACCGCGGCGATGCCCGGGCTCAAGGAGCGCGCCAAGACCCTCGTCGAACTCCTCGACAGCGCCTACTACCTCACGGCCTCGCGTCCCTTGGTGCCGGACGAGAAAGCAAAGGGGCTGCTCGGCGACGAGGCCCGCGCTCGCCTCGCCGCTCTGCTCCCCGCCCTGGAGGCGCTGCCGGACTGGAGTGCGGCTACCACGGAAGGGGCCGTCCGCTCCTTCGCGGAGGCGAACGCACTCAAACTCGGACAGATCGCGCAGCCGCTCAGAGCGGCGCTCACCGGCCGTGCGACCTCCCCGCCCGTCTTCGACGTGATGGCGGTGCTGGGGCGCGAGGAATGCCTGTCCCGCCTGCAGGACCAAGCCGGCATCTGA
- a CDS encoding ComEC/Rec2 family competence protein, which produces MAQARKAAVAERFARLAAVRRPWVEPVRAWLEAGWTREIEQRRLFPWLAVAFALGILVFFTETQGQPALAAPLVAAAGLAGLTPFLATRPMAMALVLAAIAAFLGFAAATLRVQRVAGPILSRTTIAPLTGTIEGLDERDEGARLIVRVEGFGTLGPETRPTRVRVSYRKAMILKPGDRISATARLLPPPEAARPGGYDFARDAFFRGIGAVGSLVGKIEVLPPHDTVPWQARLASTIDAARNALTRRITDANGGQAGAVAAALVTGKRGLISGATNDVLRAAGIYHVVSISGLHMVLAAGVVFWLVRAILALVPFLALHWPIKKIAAACAMLGVTAYCVFSGWDIAAERSLIMTLVMLGAILVDRPALSMRNLALAALIALTREPEGVLGPSFQMSFGAVAGLIACAPLLGGHAFRRDGAGRFARAVGWLLAAIVGTLATTLVAQIATAPFATYHFQTVQPFGLVGNALTLPLVSLAVMPAAVLGILAYPFALDQPVWWAMGLAVRGMLTISTWIAEFGHATYVVPAYGTGALALLACAVVMLTLPASSLRWLGLIPAIVGIGLAVRPDRYDLYIDRDGAGAAIRDRTGRLAMLGRPPAFVLEQWLKADGDGRKAADIKASPAARCDRLGCTLQMSDGRTIALATDKRALPEDCARADILITQREAPPGCAAKVIVDRAFLKTHGATAIRLTRDGPIVTTARRPGETVPWRTSSTPPVAVSEPTTPSLPTKSGSNTPNAEDADAGPDDEAQ; this is translated from the coding sequence ATGGCGCAGGCGCGGAAGGCGGCGGTGGCGGAGCGGTTCGCCCGCTTGGCCGCCGTGCGCCGGCCGTGGGTTGAGCCTGTCCGTGCCTGGCTGGAAGCCGGCTGGACCCGCGAAATCGAGCAGCGCCGCCTGTTCCCCTGGCTCGCCGTCGCCTTCGCCCTCGGCATCCTGGTGTTCTTCACGGAGACGCAGGGCCAGCCCGCTCTGGCCGCGCCCCTCGTCGCCGCTGCCGGCCTCGCCGGTCTCACGCCCTTCCTGGCGACCCGGCCGATGGCCATGGCCCTGGTGCTTGCAGCCATCGCTGCGTTCCTTGGCTTCGCGGCAGCGACGCTCCGGGTGCAGCGCGTGGCCGGCCCGATCCTGTCGCGAACGACGATCGCGCCCCTGACTGGGACGATCGAAGGGCTGGACGAGCGCGACGAGGGTGCACGCCTGATCGTACGGGTAGAGGGCTTCGGCACGCTCGGGCCGGAGACGCGACCGACCCGGGTGCGGGTCTCCTACCGCAAGGCCATGATCCTCAAGCCGGGAGATCGGATCTCCGCCACCGCGCGGCTCCTCCCACCCCCGGAAGCCGCGCGGCCCGGCGGCTACGACTTCGCACGCGATGCGTTCTTTCGCGGAATCGGCGCGGTCGGGTCACTCGTCGGCAAGATCGAAGTCCTGCCACCGCACGATACGGTGCCATGGCAGGCCCGCCTCGCATCGACGATCGATGCGGCTCGCAACGCGCTTACGCGGCGCATCACCGATGCCAATGGCGGTCAGGCCGGGGCCGTGGCGGCCGCCCTGGTCACCGGAAAGCGCGGCCTCATCAGCGGCGCGACCAACGATGTCCTGCGGGCGGCGGGCATCTATCACGTGGTTTCGATCTCCGGGCTCCACATGGTGCTGGCGGCCGGCGTGGTCTTCTGGCTGGTCCGCGCCATCCTCGCCCTGGTGCCGTTCCTCGCATTGCACTGGCCGATCAAGAAGATCGCTGCCGCCTGCGCGATGCTCGGCGTGACGGCCTACTGCGTCTTCTCAGGGTGGGATATCGCCGCCGAACGTTCCCTCATCATGACGCTGGTGATGCTGGGCGCCATTTTGGTGGACCGCCCCGCCCTGAGCATGCGCAACCTCGCTCTGGCGGCGCTGATCGCCCTCACGCGGGAGCCGGAAGGTGTCCTGGGGCCGAGCTTCCAGATGTCGTTCGGAGCCGTCGCCGGCCTCATCGCCTGTGCGCCGCTGCTCGGCGGCCATGCGTTCCGGCGCGACGGCGCAGGTCGTTTCGCCCGCGCCGTCGGATGGCTGCTCGCCGCCATTGTCGGAACGCTGGCCACCACCCTGGTGGCACAGATCGCTACGGCGCCCTTCGCGACCTACCATTTTCAGACGGTGCAGCCCTTCGGCCTCGTGGGAAATGCCCTGACCCTGCCGCTGGTCTCCCTGGCGGTGATGCCCGCCGCCGTGCTCGGAATCCTGGCCTATCCCTTCGCCCTCGATCAGCCGGTCTGGTGGGCGATGGGGCTGGCAGTGCGGGGGATGCTCACGATCTCGACTTGGATTGCCGAGTTCGGACATGCGACCTACGTCGTACCCGCATACGGCACCGGCGCACTGGCTCTGCTCGCCTGCGCCGTCGTCATGCTCACCCTGCCAGCGTCGTCCCTGCGCTGGCTCGGTCTGATCCCGGCCATCGTCGGCATCGGCCTCGCAGTCCGGCCTGACCGGTACGACCTCTATATCGACCGTGATGGCGCCGGCGCGGCGATCCGCGACCGAACCGGGCGCCTCGCGATGCTCGGTCGCCCCCCGGCCTTCGTGCTCGAACAATGGCTCAAGGCGGATGGCGACGGCAGAAAAGCAGCGGACATCAAGGCATCTCCGGCCGCGCGTTGCGACCGTCTGGGCTGTACCCTGCAGATGAGCGACGGGCGCACAATCGCACTTGCGACCGACAAGCGAGCGCTGCCCGAGGATTGCGCCAGGGCCGACATCCTGATCACGCAACGGGAGGCTCCGCCCGGTTGCGCGGCCAAAGTGATCGTCGACCGTGCCTTCCTCAAGACCCACGGGGCGACAGCGATCAGACTGACCCGTGACGGGCCCATCGTGACGACGGCACGTCGTCCCGGCGAAACGGTGCCGTGGCGCACGTCAAGCACACCCCCGGTGGCCGTCTCAGAGCCCACCACGCCCAGCCTGCCCACGAAATCCGGATCGAACACGCCGAACGCGGAGGACGCCGACGCCGGACCCGACGACGAGGCTCAGTAG
- the lexA gene encoding transcriptional repressor LexA → MLTRKQLDLLQFIQHRMRESGVPPSFDEMKDALDLKSKSGIHRLITALEERGFLRRLPNRARAIEVIRMPESLSGDAVGGRSSVPSEPRRFTPSVVEGGKGKAPPAGASVSRLPTTQAMDESGRAVTIPVMGRIAAGTPIAAIQEQSHSVTMSPDFLAGGEHYALEVRGDSMVDAGILDGDLVVIRKQDTANTGDIIVALIDDEEATLKRLRRRGSSIALEAANPAYETRVLGPDRVQIQGRLVSLVRRY, encoded by the coding sequence ATGTTGACGCGTAAGCAACTGGATTTGCTCCAGTTCATCCAGCACCGGATGCGCGAGAGCGGCGTTCCTCCCTCCTTCGACGAAATGAAGGATGCGCTGGATCTCAAGTCGAAGTCCGGCATCCATCGCCTGATCACAGCGCTCGAGGAGCGCGGCTTCCTGCGCAGGCTGCCGAACCGGGCCCGGGCCATCGAAGTAATTCGTATGCCGGAGAGCTTGAGCGGCGACGCTGTCGGCGGACGCAGCAGCGTTCCATCGGAGCCGCGTCGGTTTACTCCGAGCGTGGTCGAGGGCGGCAAGGGCAAGGCTCCCCCGGCGGGCGCGTCGGTGTCCCGTCTGCCGACCACGCAGGCGATGGATGAGAGCGGCCGGGCGGTCACGATTCCCGTCATGGGTCGGATCGCGGCCGGTACGCCCATCGCCGCCATTCAGGAGCAGAGTCACTCGGTGACGATGTCTCCGGATTTCCTCGCCGGTGGCGAGCATTACGCCCTCGAGGTGCGGGGCGATTCGATGGTCGATGCGGGCATCCTGGACGGTGACCTCGTGGTCATCCGCAAGCAGGACACGGCGAATACCGGCGACATCATCGTGGCGCTGATCGACGACGAGGAAGCGACCCTGAAGCGCCTGCGCCGCCGGGGTTCGTCCATCGCGCTGGAGGCGGCCAATCCCGCCTATGAAACCCGTGTGCTCGGGCCGGATCGTGTGCAGATCCAGGGACGGTTGGTCAGTCTCGTTCGACGCTACTGA
- a CDS encoding formate dehydrogenase subunit gamma, with protein sequence MRRAVTLLSTLVLATTLLAAPAAFEPARAQNPQQQDGLNPMGAKPTADSVNEEFLFKQGSKIQGRISIPDGKAANLIQPQGREYQSFREGYLPWIGAAFILGMIAALGGFFLWRGRILTDDTQESGRKILRFNAFERFTHWMTAVCFIILSLSGLNYIFGKRLLMPLIGPEAFGAIAQWAKYSHVYLAWPFMFGVVMMFVVWIKDNIPNRIDWAWIKAGGGFIGKKHPHAARFNAGQKGVFWMVAGFGAAMGVTGLMMLFPFALLDINGMQVMQVIHSLIGIVFIAGILAHIYIGTLGMKGAYDAMGSGEVDLAWARAHHDLWVEQEQAKTASGPQLGRGRHPAPAE encoded by the coding sequence ATGCGGCGGGCAGTCACGCTACTCAGCACCCTCGTCCTCGCCACGACGCTCCTGGCCGCTCCGGCGGCGTTCGAGCCCGCGCGGGCGCAGAACCCGCAGCAGCAGGACGGGCTGAACCCGATGGGTGCCAAGCCCACGGCCGACTCCGTCAACGAGGAATTCCTGTTCAAGCAGGGTTCCAAGATCCAGGGCCGCATCAGCATTCCGGACGGCAAGGCGGCGAACCTGATCCAGCCGCAGGGCCGCGAGTACCAGTCGTTCCGCGAGGGCTACCTGCCCTGGATCGGTGCGGCCTTCATCCTCGGAATGATCGCCGCGCTCGGCGGGTTCTTCCTCTGGCGCGGACGCATCCTCACCGACGACACCCAGGAATCCGGCCGGAAGATCCTGCGGTTCAATGCCTTCGAGCGCTTCACCCACTGGATGACGGCCGTCTGCTTCATCATCCTCTCGCTGTCCGGCCTGAACTACATCTTCGGCAAGCGCCTGCTGATGCCCCTGATCGGACCCGAGGCGTTCGGCGCCATCGCCCAATGGGCCAAGTACAGCCACGTCTATCTCGCCTGGCCGTTCATGTTCGGTGTGGTGATGATGTTCGTGGTCTGGATCAAGGACAACATCCCGAACCGCATCGATTGGGCCTGGATCAAGGCGGGCGGCGGCTTCATCGGCAAGAAGCACCCCCACGCGGCCCGCTTCAACGCCGGCCAGAAGGGCGTGTTCTGGATGGTCGCGGGCTTCGGTGCCGCCATGGGCGTCACCGGCCTGATGATGCTGTTCCCGTTCGCGCTCCTCGACATCAACGGCATGCAGGTGATGCAGGTCATTCACTCGCTGATCGGCATCGTGTTCATCGCCGGCATCCTGGCGCACATCTACATCGGCACGCTCGGCATGAAGGGCGCCTACGATGCCATGGGCAGCGGCGAGGTCGATCTTGCCTGGGCGCGCGCCCACCACGACCTCTGGGTCGAGCAGGAGCAGGCGAAGACCGCGAGCGGCCCGCAATTGGGTCGGGGTCGCCACCCCGCTCCCGCTGAATAA
- the fdh3B gene encoding formate dehydrogenase FDH3 subunit beta: MARMKFLCDADRCIECNACVTACKNEHEVPWGINRRRVVTLNDGKPGERSVSMACMHCTDAPCAAVCPVNCFYTTADAVVLHSKDICIGCGYCFYACPFGAPQYPRVGNFGSRGKMDKCTYCSGGPEPDLSVAEYEKYGSNRLAEGKLPLCAEMCSTKALLAGDGEMIAEIYKQRVVKRGYGSGAWGWKTAYRETVAI; encoded by the coding sequence ATGGCCCGTATGAAGTTCCTCTGTGACGCTGACCGTTGCATCGAGTGCAACGCCTGCGTCACCGCGTGCAAGAACGAGCACGAGGTGCCCTGGGGCATCAACCGCCGTCGCGTGGTGACGCTGAACGACGGAAAGCCGGGCGAGCGCTCGGTCTCCATGGCGTGCATGCATTGCACCGACGCGCCCTGCGCCGCCGTGTGTCCGGTGAACTGCTTCTACACCACGGCGGATGCGGTGGTGCTGCACTCCAAGGACATCTGCATCGGCTGCGGCTACTGCTTCTACGCCTGCCCGTTCGGTGCGCCCCAGTACCCGCGCGTCGGGAACTTCGGTTCGCGCGGCAAGATGGACAAGTGCACCTACTGCTCCGGCGGCCCGGAGCCGGACCTCTCGGTGGCGGAGTACGAGAAGTACGGCTCGAACCGCCTTGCCGAGGGCAAGCTCCCCCTCTGCGCGGAGATGTGCTCGACCAAGGCGCTGCTGGCCGGTGACGGCGAGATGATCGCTGAGATCTACAAGCAGCGCGTGGTCAAGCGCGGCTACGGCTCCGGAGCCTGGGGCTGGAAGACGGCCTATCGCGAGACCGTGGCGATCTGA
- a CDS encoding formate dehydrogenase subunit alpha, whose product MLTKRKSGEASRTKHQAVAAGLAAGVLDRRGFLKKSGLTAGALAAAGTIQLGAVRQARAAGSSAVGPDVQIKRNVCTHCSVGCTVTAEVVNGVWVGQEPSYASPINRGTHCAKGAAIRELVSSDRRLKYPMKLVGGQWQRVSWEQAIEEIGDKLGAIREKNGADSVYWLGSAKFTNEAAYLMRKFGAFWGTNSVDHQARICHSTTVAGVANTWGYGAQTNSYNDIRNAKTMIILGGNPAEAHPISMQHVLSGKEINRANMIVIDPRFTRTAAHATEYVRIRSGTDIPVVWGILWHVFQNGWEDKEFIAQRVYAMDDVRKEVAKWTPEEVERVSGVPGEQLRRVAEKFAKEKPATLIWCMGATQHTVGTANVRALCILCLATGNVGKPGTGANIFRGHTNVQGATDLGLDVTSLPLYYGLVEGGWRHWARVWDVPYEWLQSRFDEVPAAAGRKARSRKENMEAPGITSTRWFDAVNLPPEQIDQRSPIKAFMVFGHGGNTVTRLPEAIEGMNKLELLVVADPHPTTFAALDARQDNTYLLPICTSLEMEGSRTASNRSIQWGEQIVKPAFESKNDYEVLYLLAKKLGFAETLFKNIKVENNVPSAEDLLREINRGGWSTGYCGQSPERLKAHMRNQAKFDLITLRAPKDDPEVGGDYYGLPWPCWGKPELRHPGTAILYNTSLHVKDGGSTFRARFGTERNGQTLLAEDSFTKDSDLTDGYPEFTFGVFKKLGWDKDLTADELATILKIGGDKPDTVSWATDLSGGIQRVCLDHGVIPFGNGKARANAWNLPDPVPVHREPIYSPRPDLVAKYPTRPDERQFRMPNIGFSVQKAAVERNVARDFPIILTSGRLVEYEGGGEETRSNPWLAELQQDMFVEINTGDAAERGIKDGSWVWVTGAENSSKAKMKALVTDRVGKGVAFMPFHFSGWYEGKDMRDFYPKGTDPVVLGESSNSVTTYGFDPVTGMQETKCTLCQIKAA is encoded by the coding sequence ATGCTGACCAAGCGCAAGAGCGGCGAGGCGAGCCGCACCAAGCACCAGGCCGTTGCCGCCGGCCTCGCCGCCGGAGTGCTCGACCGACGCGGCTTCCTGAAGAAGTCCGGCCTCACCGCCGGTGCCCTGGCGGCGGCCGGGACGATCCAGCTCGGCGCGGTTCGTCAGGCGCGCGCCGCCGGCTCCTCGGCGGTCGGACCCGATGTCCAGATCAAGCGCAACGTCTGCACGCACTGCTCGGTCGGCTGCACGGTGACCGCCGAAGTGGTGAACGGCGTCTGGGTCGGCCAGGAGCCGTCCTATGCCAGCCCGATCAACCGGGGCACGCACTGCGCCAAGGGCGCCGCCATCCGTGAGCTCGTCTCCTCGGATCGCCGCCTCAAGTACCCGATGAAGCTCGTCGGCGGACAGTGGCAGCGCGTGTCCTGGGAGCAGGCCATCGAGGAGATCGGTGACAAGCTCGGCGCCATCCGCGAGAAGAACGGGGCCGATTCTGTCTACTGGCTCGGCTCGGCCAAATTCACCAACGAGGCCGCCTACCTGATGCGCAAGTTCGGCGCCTTCTGGGGCACGAACTCAGTCGATCACCAGGCGCGCATCTGCCACTCGACCACGGTGGCGGGCGTTGCCAACACCTGGGGCTACGGCGCCCAGACCAACTCCTACAACGACATCCGCAACGCCAAGACGATGATCATCCTCGGCGGCAACCCCGCCGAGGCGCATCCGATCTCCATGCAGCACGTGCTGTCGGGCAAGGAGATCAACCGCGCGAACATGATCGTCATCGATCCGCGCTTCACCCGGACGGCGGCGCATGCCACCGAGTACGTCCGCATCCGCTCCGGCACCGACATTCCGGTGGTCTGGGGCATCCTCTGGCACGTCTTCCAGAACGGCTGGGAGGACAAGGAGTTCATCGCGCAGCGCGTCTACGCGATGGACGACGTCCGCAAGGAAGTCGCCAAGTGGACTCCGGAAGAGGTCGAGCGCGTCTCCGGCGTACCCGGCGAGCAGCTGCGCCGCGTGGCCGAGAAGTTCGCCAAGGAGAAGCCCGCGACTCTGATCTGGTGCATGGGCGCGACCCAGCACACGGTCGGCACCGCCAACGTGCGCGCGCTCTGCATCCTGTGTCTCGCCACCGGTAACGTTGGGAAGCCGGGAACGGGCGCCAACATCTTCCGTGGCCACACCAACGTTCAGGGCGCCACCGATCTCGGCCTCGATGTCACTTCGCTGCCGCTCTATTACGGCCTCGTCGAGGGTGGCTGGCGCCACTGGGCACGCGTCTGGGACGTGCCCTACGAGTGGCTGCAGTCGCGCTTCGACGAGGTTCCCGCAGCGGCGGGGCGCAAGGCCCGCTCGCGCAAGGAGAATATGGAGGCCCCCGGCATCACCTCGACGCGCTGGTTCGACGCCGTGAACCTGCCGCCGGAGCAGATCGACCAGCGCAGCCCGATCAAGGCCTTCATGGTGTTCGGCCACGGCGGAAACACCGTGACCCGCCTGCCCGAGGCCATCGAGGGCATGAACAAGCTCGAGCTTCTAGTGGTTGCGGATCCGCATCCCACCACCTTCGCGGCGCTCGATGCCCGGCAGGACAACACCTACCTCCTGCCGATCTGCACCTCCCTGGAGATGGAGGGCTCGCGCACGGCCTCGAACCGCTCGATCCAGTGGGGCGAGCAGATCGTGAAGCCGGCCTTCGAGTCGAAGAACGACTACGAGGTGCTCTACCTCCTGGCCAAGAAGCTCGGCTTTGCCGAGACGCTGTTCAAGAACATCAAGGTCGAGAACAACGTCCCCTCGGCGGAGGATCTGCTGCGCGAGATCAACCGCGGCGGCTGGTCGACGGGCTATTGCGGCCAGAGCCCGGAGCGTCTGAAGGCGCATATGCGCAACCAGGCGAAGTTCGACCTGATCACGCTTCGCGCCCCGAAGGACGATCCGGAGGTCGGCGGTGACTATTACGGCCTGCCCTGGCCGTGTTGGGGCAAGCCGGAACTGCGCCATCCGGGCACGGCGATCCTCTACAACACCTCCCTGCACGTGAAGGACGGCGGCAGCACCTTCCGGGCGCGGTTCGGCACGGAGCGCAACGGCCAGACCCTGCTCGCCGAGGACAGCTTCACCAAGGACTCCGATCTCACGGACGGCTATCCGGAATTCACCTTCGGCGTGTTCAAGAAGCTCGGCTGGGATAAGGACCTCACGGCGGACGAACTCGCGACGATCCTCAAGATCGGCGGCGACAAGCCCGACACCGTGAGCTGGGCCACCGATCTGTCGGGCGGCATCCAGCGGGTCTGCCTCGACCACGGCGTGATCCCGTTCGGCAACGGCAAGGCGCGGGCGAATGCATGGAACCTGCCCGATCCCGTGCCGGTGCACCGCGAGCCGATCTACTCGCCCCGCCCCGACCTCGTGGCCAAGTACCCGACCCGGCCCGACGAGCGTCAGTTCCGCATGCCGAATATCGGCTTCTCGGTTCAGAAGGCGGCCGTCGAGCGCAACGTGGCGCGCGACTTCCCCATCATCCTGACCTCCGGCCGTCTCGTGGAATACGAGGGCGGCGGCGAGGAGACCCGCTCGAACCCGTGGCTCGCCGAGCTGCAGCAGGACATGTTCGTCGAGATCAACACCGGCGATGCCGCCGAGCGCGGCATCAAGGACGGGTCCTGGGTCTGGGTCACGGGCGCTGAGAACAGCTCCAAGGCCAAGATGAAGGCGCTGGTCACCGACCGTGTCGGCAAGGGCGTCGCGTTCATGCCCTTCCACTTCTCGGGATGGTACGAGGGCAAGGACATGCGCGACTTCTACCCGAAGGGCACCGACCCGGTGGTCCTCGGTGAGAGTTCGAACTCGGTGACCACCTACGGCTTCGACCCTGTGACGGGCATGCAGGAGACGAAGTGTACCCTGTGCCAGATCAAGGCCGCGTGA
- a CDS encoding formate dehydrogenase: MGQDQKDQLGRRQFFRALGGGTVAAAVGVATAPMTATEAQAYDPGADETRSRYRLSDEVKAFYRTNGYETLQNSTNAAGKK, encoded by the coding sequence ATGGGACAGGATCAGAAAGACCAGCTCGGCCGTCGCCAGTTCTTCCGCGCGCTCGGGGGCGGCACGGTGGCGGCCGCGGTCGGCGTCGCCACCGCACCGATGACGGCCACCGAGGCCCAGGCCTACGACCCCGGCGCCGACGAGACCCGGTCGCGCTATCGCCTCAGCGACGAGGTGAAGGCGTTCTACCGGACCAACGGCTACGAAACTCTCCAGAACAGCACCAACGCCGCCGGGAAGAAGTGA
- a CDS encoding TorD/DmsD family molecular chaperone, which produces MTLAVDDVDQLRAQQYDLLAVLLGRPPGGDLLSAIAALKGGDSVLGREVAALGKAAMTTSPDAVEREYFELFVGVGRGELLPYASYYLTGFLNERPLARVREDFAVLGIERDEAMTEPEDHLAILLDVMAGLAAGRFPVEGGGERAFFLRHIAPWAERFFADLERARAARFYRAVGALGRAFLEVEAVAFAMDA; this is translated from the coding sequence ATGACCTTGGCCGTGGACGACGTCGATCAGCTTCGCGCACAGCAATACGATCTTCTGGCCGTTCTGCTCGGTCGCCCGCCCGGGGGCGATCTGCTTTCGGCTATAGCAGCGCTGAAGGGCGGTGACAGTGTGCTCGGGCGGGAAGTCGCGGCCCTCGGTAAGGCGGCCATGACCACGTCGCCGGATGCGGTGGAACGCGAATATTTCGAGCTCTTTGTGGGGGTCGGACGCGGCGAGTTGCTGCCCTACGCCTCCTACTACCTCACCGGTTTCTTGAACGAACGACCCCTCGCTCGCGTCCGCGAGGACTTCGCAGTCCTCGGCATCGAGCGGGACGAGGCCATGACCGAACCGGAGGATCACCTGGCGATTCTCCTAGATGTGATGGCGGGGCTTGCGGCCGGTCGTTTCCCGGTGGAGGGCGGGGGCGAGCGTGCCTTCTTCCTTCGGCACATCGCGCCCTGGGCAGAGCGATTCTTCGCGGATCTGGAGCGCGCCAGGGCGGCGCGGTTCTACCGCGCGGTGGGGGCACTCGGGCGTGCCTTCCTCGAGGTGGAGGCGGTCGCCTTCGCCATGGATGCCTGA
- a CDS encoding DUF3306 domain-containing protein, whose translation MSDGILSRWARRKQAVRAAERAARVPAQPPVDQDSPLGAPNSEEGSREAVSPEEADALAEAIARLPRLEDLTADMDLTPFLRAGIPSVLRNAALRRMWSVDPSVRDFVSEAREYAYDWNVPGGVPGLGPMLPTDDIGAMVQRIMTGHAPIPEQTETDTDVVEPELGSDALAGTDDPAGEPEPTIAHAETPPLIPAPEPEQTYQSPTIVSRLRRHGGAMPG comes from the coding sequence ATGAGCGATGGTATCCTCTCGCGCTGGGCCCGACGCAAACAGGCGGTGCGCGCCGCTGAGCGCGCTGCCCGCGTTCCAGCGCAGCCGCCCGTCGATCAAGACTCACCCCTCGGCGCGCCGAACTCCGAGGAAGGCTCTCGCGAGGCAGTCTCGCCCGAGGAGGCCGACGCCCTGGCCGAAGCGATCGCGCGATTGCCGCGCCTCGAGGATCTGACGGCTGATATGGACCTGACGCCCTTCCTGCGTGCTGGCATCCCCTCCGTCCTGCGCAACGCCGCGCTTCGGCGGATGTGGTCTGTGGACCCGTCCGTCCGGGACTTCGTGAGCGAGGCACGGGAATACGCCTACGACTGGAACGTCCCGGGCGGTGTTCCGGGCCTCGGGCCGATGCTTCCGACGGACGATATCGGGGCGATGGTCCAGCGCATCATGACCGGGCATGCGCCGATACCGGAGCAGACCGAGACGGATACGGATGTGGTCGAACCGGAACTCGGGTCCGATGCCCTCGCCGGAACAGATGACCCGGCCGGCGAGCCCGAGCCGACGATCGCGCACGCGGAAACGCCCCCGCTTATTCCTGCACCCGAACCGGAGCAGACATATCAATCGCCCACAATTGTCTCGCGCCTGCGACGCCATGGCGGAGCGATGCCCGGGTAA